A genomic stretch from Amycolatopsis sp. 195334CR includes:
- a CDS encoding aldo/keto reductase, with protein MAIPQRRIGRDGPLTGVLSLGSWHTYDRMDFREAVALVRTAVDHGITLFDVGVYGFPGSTPVFTDVLFSAMVRAAGLRREDYLLSAKLWLEGYPGQSLRDQLDNALFRAGVEHADLVVLGDLRHDDTDLHQLVLDLDGLRRAGLIRQWGVNNWSATTIRALHEFAEAENVPGPAIAQLKYSVARRSIPDGEPFAKVFADLGVTLQSSDIFEGGVLLGKNSGARQVGRDPGGIRQRIADSAEGIRKLADELGATPAQLCLAFTLTHPANTTTLFGATSTDQLRDNLGAVELAERVGELRELVEPFWADRGVVDPEGP; from the coding sequence ATGGCCATCCCGCAACGCCGCATCGGCCGCGACGGCCCGCTCACCGGTGTGCTCTCGCTCGGTTCGTGGCACACCTACGACCGGATGGACTTCCGCGAGGCCGTCGCGCTGGTCCGGACCGCGGTCGACCACGGCATCACGCTCTTCGACGTCGGCGTCTACGGCTTTCCCGGCAGCACCCCGGTGTTCACCGACGTGCTGTTCTCCGCGATGGTGCGGGCGGCCGGGCTCCGGCGTGAGGACTACCTGCTCTCGGCGAAGCTCTGGCTGGAGGGCTATCCGGGCCAGAGCCTGCGCGACCAGCTGGACAACGCGTTGTTCCGCGCCGGGGTCGAGCACGCCGACCTGGTGGTGCTCGGCGACCTCCGGCACGACGACACCGACCTGCACCAGCTCGTGCTGGACCTGGACGGGCTGCGCCGGGCCGGGCTCATCCGGCAGTGGGGCGTGAACAACTGGTCGGCCACCACCATCCGCGCGCTGCACGAGTTCGCCGAGGCCGAGAACGTGCCCGGCCCGGCGATCGCGCAACTCAAGTACAGCGTGGCCCGCCGGTCCATTCCGGACGGTGAGCCGTTCGCGAAGGTGTTCGCCGATCTCGGGGTGACGCTGCAGTCCTCGGACATCTTCGAGGGCGGGGTGCTGCTGGGCAAGAACAGCGGCGCGCGGCAGGTCGGGCGCGACCCCGGCGGCATCCGGCAGCGGATCGCCGATTCCGCCGAGGGCATCCGGAAGCTCGCGGACGAGCTGGGCGCGACCCCGGCGCAGCTGTGCCTCGCCTTCACCCTCACCCACCCGGCGAACACCACCACGCTCTTCGGCGCCACCAGCACCGACCAGCTGCGCGACAACCTGGGCGCGGTCGAGCTGGCCGAACGCGTGGGTGAGCTGCGCGAGCTGGTGGAACCGTTCTGGGCGGACCGCGGGGTCGTCGACCCGGAGGGCCCGTGA
- a CDS encoding amidohydrolase, which translates to MSSQQVRPSLVVRGGPIHTFDAAGSVVDALAVRDGRIVAVGDDVVAGPDTEVIELAGRTVLPGINDSHLHAAWLGARWPETLLGGFTGDAVVEPRAAILRAGEVCASLGITSYTEPGLGPGETGCFAPEVLEEYAVLASEGLLRARVTVLRLFGLLDGPSSLAGFERGLASAVPSADPLWVSVSGVKIFADGIPPMRSAWTHHCYADGSHGSLLLDERELPVMISLAHEAGLVVGVHATGDRAVEAALGSLRRGDHVVHGDLVTAEQLGRMASRGIGLTTQPAIAEAMRGMVADALGAEAGARAWPLAEMLASGVSLTLSSDAPVVTPDWRVHLAAAGRLLGVSGVDGSLLGRLLRCYTTAAAEQDGAASWKGSLTVGRVADFCVLDANPFGVAFEDLPGVGVELTVVGGRVVYSGEQLPAVDLEAHAGEVAGVGGGEEQH; encoded by the coding sequence ATGTCGTCGCAACAAGTTCGTCCTTCGCTGGTGGTGCGCGGCGGGCCGATCCACACCTTCGACGCGGCGGGTTCGGTGGTGGACGCGCTCGCCGTGCGGGACGGCCGGATCGTCGCGGTGGGGGACGACGTGGTCGCCGGGCCGGACACCGAGGTGATCGAGCTGGCGGGCCGGACGGTGCTGCCCGGTATCAACGACTCGCACCTGCACGCGGCCTGGCTTGGCGCGCGTTGGCCGGAGACGCTGCTCGGCGGGTTCACCGGTGATGCGGTGGTCGAGCCTCGGGCCGCGATCCTGCGGGCGGGGGAGGTGTGTGCTTCGTTGGGGATCACCAGCTATACCGAGCCGGGGTTGGGGCCGGGGGAGACCGGGTGCTTCGCGCCGGAGGTGCTCGAGGAGTACGCGGTGTTGGCCTCGGAGGGGTTGCTGCGGGCCCGGGTGACGGTGTTGCGGTTGTTCGGGTTGCTGGACGGACCCAGTTCGCTGGCCGGTTTCGAGCGTGGCCTGGCGTCGGCGGTGCCTTCGGCGGATCCGTTGTGGGTCAGTGTTTCCGGGGTCAAGATCTTTGCCGACGGCATCCCGCCGATGCGGTCGGCGTGGACGCACCACTGTTACGCCGACGGTTCGCACGGGTCGCTGCTGCTCGACGAACGCGAGTTGCCGGTGATGATCTCGCTGGCGCACGAGGCGGGGTTGGTGGTCGGTGTGCACGCGACGGGGGATCGTGCCGTCGAGGCGGCGCTCGGGTCGTTGCGGCGCGGGGATCATGTGGTGCACGGGGATTTGGTGACGGCGGAGCAGTTGGGGCGGATGGCGTCGCGGGGGATCGGGTTGACCACGCAGCCGGCGATCGCGGAGGCGATGCGGGGGATGGTGGCCGACGCGCTGGGTGCCGAAGCCGGTGCTCGGGCGTGGCCGTTGGCGGAGATGCTGGCTTCGGGGGTGTCGCTGACGTTGAGCAGTGACGCACCGGTGGTGACGCCGGATTGGCGGGTGCATCTCGCGGCGGCCGGGCGGCTGCTGGGGGTGTCCGGTGTGGACGGTTCGTTGCTGGGGCGATTGTTGCGCTGTTACACGACCGCGGCCGCCGAGCAGGATGGTGCGGCGTCCTGGAAGGGATCGCTGACGGTGGGCCGGGTTGCCGACTTCTGCGTCCTGGATGCGAATCCGTTCGGGGTCGCCTTCGAGGACCTGCCCGGGGTCGGCGTCGAACTCACGGTGGTCGGCGGCCGGGTCGTGTACTCAGGTGAGCAGCTGCCCGCCGTCGACCTGGAGGCTCACGCCGGTGAGGTGGCCGGCGTCGGCGGAGGCGAGGAACAGCACTGA
- a CDS encoding GMC family oxidoreductase, with product MDVIVVGAGSAGSVVARRLADAGAAVRLLEAGGPDGNPAIHDPSRAGELWHGPEDWDHHTVPQPHAANRRLHLPRGKVLGGSHALNAMIWVRGAPADYDGWDLPGWRWPDVRPVFERIEKDLLEIVPNEPLHPIQQSIVEAAVQTGLEFNPDYHGDRLDGVSVQRITLRDGRRLNTWIAYAQPIAGQLTVHTGALVHRLLFDGTRVVGVLAELDGQLERVLADQVVLAAGALASPAILLRSGVGPADELAALGIDVVADLPGVGRNLHDHLLSPVIFATDRREVEPPSPGRSVTQTHLFWRSRPGLAVPDTQPIHFSVPMYESWMTGPETGFSLMAGMVSPRSRGSLKLSGPEPGDEPLIDLDALADPADFESLVASVEQCREIGRAPALAEEWGARELYPEPGDDVREYVRRTAITYHHQVGTCRMGTGETAVVDPELVVHGLEGLRVADASVLPKVTTGNTNAPAVLVGEQAARFMLGR from the coding sequence ATGGACGTGATCGTGGTGGGTGCGGGTTCGGCCGGTTCGGTGGTGGCCAGGAGACTGGCCGACGCGGGTGCCGCGGTGCGCCTGCTCGAAGCGGGCGGGCCGGACGGCAACCCGGCCATCCACGACCCGTCGCGGGCCGGGGAGCTGTGGCACGGCCCGGAGGACTGGGACCACCACACCGTGCCGCAGCCCCACGCGGCGAACCGGCGGCTGCACCTGCCGCGCGGCAAGGTGCTCGGCGGTTCCCACGCGCTGAACGCGATGATCTGGGTGCGCGGCGCGCCCGCCGACTACGACGGCTGGGACCTGCCCGGCTGGCGGTGGCCGGACGTGCGGCCGGTGTTCGAGCGGATCGAGAAGGACCTGCTCGAGATCGTGCCGAACGAGCCGCTGCACCCGATCCAGCAGTCCATTGTGGAAGCCGCGGTGCAGACCGGGCTGGAATTCAACCCGGACTACCACGGCGACCGGCTCGACGGCGTGTCCGTGCAGCGGATCACCCTGCGCGACGGCCGCCGGTTGAACACCTGGATCGCCTACGCCCAGCCGATCGCCGGGCAGCTGACCGTCCACACGGGAGCGCTGGTGCACCGGCTGCTGTTCGACGGCACCCGGGTGGTCGGCGTGCTCGCCGAGCTCGACGGGCAGCTGGAACGGGTGCTCGCGGACCAGGTCGTGCTCGCCGCCGGTGCGCTGGCCTCGCCCGCGATCCTGCTGCGCAGCGGTGTCGGCCCGGCGGACGAGCTGGCCGCGCTCGGCATCGACGTGGTCGCCGACCTGCCGGGAGTGGGCCGCAACCTGCACGATCACCTGCTCTCCCCGGTCATCTTCGCCACCGACCGGCGCGAGGTGGAGCCGCCTTCGCCCGGCCGGTCGGTCACCCAGACGCACCTGTTCTGGCGCAGCCGTCCCGGCCTGGCGGTGCCCGACACGCAGCCGATCCACTTCAGCGTGCCGATGTACGAGTCGTGGATGACCGGCCCGGAAACCGGGTTCTCGCTGATGGCGGGCATGGTCTCGCCGCGCAGCCGGGGCAGTCTCAAGCTGTCCGGGCCGGAGCCCGGCGACGAACCGCTGATCGACCTCGACGCGCTCGCCGATCCCGCCGACTTCGAGAGCCTGGTCGCCTCGGTGGAGCAGTGCCGCGAGATCGGCCGCGCCCCCGCGCTGGCGGAGGAGTGGGGGGCCCGCGAGCTGTATCCCGAGCCCGGCGACGACGTGCGCGAGTACGTGCGGCGGACCGCGATCACGTACCACCACCAGGTTGGCACCTGCCGGATGGGCACCGGCGAAACCGCCGTGGTCGACCCCGAACTGGTGGTCCACGGGCTGGAGGGGCTGCGGGTCGCTGACGCGTCGGTGCTGCCGAAGGTGACCACTGGCAACACCAACGCGCCCGCGGTGCTCGTCGGTGAGCAGGCCGCGAGGTTCATGCTCGGCCGATGA
- a CDS encoding GntR family transcriptional regulator — protein sequence MAGEAVKPANSATMSKSQIAYHWIKARIGDGTFSPGYRLVLGQLAQELGVSPVPIREAIRLLEAEGLVTFERNVGAQVAMVDESEYQHTMQTLALVEGYAAALAAPTLPAEALARAKKLNDELAACLEDFQPSRFTALNREFHSALFTTCPNPHVLDLVNRGWNRLSGLRTSTFSFVPGRAHESVAEHTRILDLLDRGAPAAEIEMAVREHRLATLDAFMAYQAGRH from the coding sequence ATGGCTGGCGAAGCGGTGAAACCGGCGAACTCCGCCACCATGAGCAAGTCGCAGATCGCCTACCACTGGATCAAGGCGCGCATCGGCGACGGCACCTTCTCCCCCGGCTACCGCCTGGTGCTCGGGCAGCTCGCGCAGGAACTCGGCGTCAGCCCGGTGCCCATCCGCGAGGCGATCCGGCTGCTCGAAGCCGAAGGGCTGGTGACCTTCGAGCGCAACGTCGGCGCGCAGGTGGCGATGGTCGACGAGAGCGAGTACCAGCACACGATGCAGACGCTCGCGCTGGTCGAGGGCTACGCCGCCGCGCTCGCCGCGCCGACGCTGCCCGCCGAAGCGCTGGCCAGGGCGAAGAAGCTCAACGACGAACTGGCCGCGTGCCTGGAGGACTTCCAGCCGTCGCGGTTCACCGCGCTGAACCGCGAGTTCCACAGCGCGCTGTTCACCACCTGCCCGAACCCGCACGTGCTCGACCTGGTCAACCGCGGCTGGAACCGGCTCAGCGGGTTGCGCACCTCGACCTTCAGCTTCGTGCCCGGCCGCGCCCACGAATCGGTCGCCGAGCACACCAGGATCCTCGATCTGCTCGACCGCGGCGCGCCCGCGGCGGAGATCGAAATGGCCGTGCGCGAGCACCGGCTGGCCACCCTGGACGCCTTCATGGCGTACCAGGCGGGCCGCCACTGA
- the dapA gene encoding 4-hydroxy-tetrahydrodipicolinate synthase, which translates to MRFRSDPQAIRGSIAPLMTPFTADGALDHEGLANLVRWQLAAGSHGISIGGSTGEPGAQTVAERAEAIRTVIGAVDDRVPVVPGTGSAKLDETLELTAAAHEAGADAALIITPYYARPTQEALYTWYRTVAREFPDLPIVAYNVPSRTSVDIAPETVARLFREVDNFVGVKETTKDFEHFSRVLHLCGPELLVWSGIELLCLPLLALGGAGFVSATANIAPAACAEMYEAWQAGDFDRARELHYGLHPLVDLLFVETNPAPGKWVLEHRGLIGSGYVRPPLITPTEPGIARIKDLLAQGERFLTAVEGE; encoded by the coding sequence ATGCGATTCCGCTCGGATCCGCAGGCCATCAGGGGCTCCATCGCGCCGCTGATGACCCCGTTCACCGCCGACGGCGCCCTCGACCACGAAGGGCTGGCGAACCTGGTGCGCTGGCAGCTCGCGGCGGGCTCGCACGGGATCTCCATCGGCGGGTCCACCGGGGAACCCGGCGCGCAGACCGTGGCCGAGCGCGCCGAAGCCATCCGCACGGTCATCGGCGCGGTGGACGACCGGGTGCCGGTGGTGCCCGGTACCGGTTCGGCGAAGCTCGACGAGACCCTCGAACTCACCGCCGCCGCGCACGAGGCGGGCGCTGACGCCGCGCTGATCATCACCCCGTACTACGCGCGGCCCACCCAGGAAGCGCTCTACACCTGGTACCGCACGGTCGCGCGGGAGTTCCCGGACCTGCCGATCGTGGCCTACAACGTGCCGAGCCGGACGTCGGTGGACATCGCGCCGGAGACGGTGGCGCGGCTGTTCCGCGAGGTGGACAACTTCGTCGGGGTCAAGGAGACCACCAAGGACTTCGAGCACTTCTCGCGCGTGCTGCACCTGTGCGGGCCGGAACTGCTGGTGTGGTCCGGGATCGAGCTGCTGTGCCTGCCGCTGCTCGCCCTCGGCGGGGCCGGTTTTGTCAGTGCCACGGCGAACATCGCGCCCGCCGCGTGCGCCGAGATGTACGAGGCGTGGCAGGCGGGCGACTTCGACCGGGCCAGGGAACTCCACTACGGCCTGCACCCGCTGGTCGACCTGCTGTTCGTGGAGACCAATCCGGCCCCGGGCAAGTGGGTGCTTGAGCACCGAGGGCTGATCGGCTCCGGGTACGTGCGCCCGCCGCTGATCACCCCGACCGAACCCGGGATCGCCCGGATCAAGGACCTGCTGGCGCAGGGCGAACGATTTCTCACCGCGGTGGAGGGCGAGTAA
- a CDS encoding alpha/beta hydrolase — protein MTAFDPELAGALHGLPAGPPLTAESLPAVRQAMTDANLTCAEAIGDRDLVWTDHDVPGTDVVVTVIKPRHAEPGAPGFYNIHGGGTVVDNRFADLPRMVSLVEEFGFVAVTVEYRLAPEHPHPAPLDDCYAGLTWMAAHAGELGFDPARLVVGGGSAGGGLSAGVALLARDRGGPALAGQLLLCPMLDSRNNSASTVEFAERGVWGRASNEFGWRSLLNGSSSPYAVPATATDLSGLPPAFIEVGAAEIFRDEDVDYARRLWQAKVPAELHVWAGAYHGFDRIAPDSEVSRAARATRSSWLRRVIGRA, from the coding sequence GTGACCGCCTTCGACCCCGAGCTGGCTGGAGCCCTGCACGGACTTCCGGCTGGGCCGCCGCTGACGGCCGAGTCGCTGCCCGCCGTCCGGCAGGCGATGACCGACGCGAACCTCACCTGCGCTGAAGCGATCGGCGACCGGGATCTGGTGTGGACGGACCACGACGTGCCCGGCACGGACGTGGTGGTCACCGTCATCAAACCGCGGCACGCCGAACCGGGAGCCCCGGGCTTCTACAACATCCACGGCGGCGGCACGGTGGTGGACAACCGGTTCGCCGACCTGCCGCGCATGGTGTCGCTGGTCGAGGAGTTCGGCTTCGTCGCGGTGACCGTGGAGTACCGGCTGGCCCCGGAACACCCCCACCCGGCCCCGCTCGACGACTGCTACGCGGGCCTGACCTGGATGGCCGCCCACGCCGGCGAGCTGGGGTTCGACCCGGCGCGCCTGGTCGTCGGCGGGGGCAGCGCGGGCGGCGGGCTCAGCGCGGGCGTGGCCCTGCTCGCGCGGGATCGCGGTGGCCCGGCGCTGGCCGGGCAGCTGCTGCTGTGCCCGATGCTCGACAGCCGCAACAACTCGGCGTCCACTGTGGAATTCGCCGAGCGCGGTGTGTGGGGGCGCGCCAGCAACGAGTTCGGCTGGCGGTCGCTGCTGAACGGGAGCAGCTCGCCGTACGCGGTACCGGCCACGGCCACCGATCTGTCCGGGCTGCCGCCCGCGTTCATCGAAGTCGGCGCGGCCGAGATCTTCCGCGACGAGGACGTCGACTACGCGCGGCGCCTGTGGCAGGCGAAGGTGCCCGCGGAACTGCACGTGTGGGCGGGCGCGTACCACGGCTTCGACCGGATCGCGCCGGACAGCGAGGTGAGCCGGGCCGCGCGAGCCACCCGGTCCTCCTGGCTGCGGCGCGTCATCGGCCGAGCATGA
- a CDS encoding zinc-binding dehydrogenase produces MPTRTEAAVLTEHGSALTLRELPLPDEPEPGAALVRITCTTLCGTDVHLWSGQMTFPGMLPMVLGHEMVGEVVATGPGTTDALGREIVPGDRIGWSESTCGKCYGCTILREPVACDSRGYGFLQRADAFPYATGGLVRYCYVTPGAAKLVLPDDVKDTWASMSGCAGKTVVRAVERSGGIRPGATVVVQGAGALGVFATAVARISGAGAVITIGGPGDRLKIAERFGATATIPVDGTAQDRVQQVQRLTGGRGADHVFDFAGGPTIGEEAVAFAAQRGTVAIVGSTGPEPSPVALGTVMGKELTVVGSLNGDIADYHRSVSFFRTFADRMPWDELFSTPVGLSGASDRIESMSRLGELKAVIDPRLP; encoded by the coding sequence ATGCCCACCAGAACCGAAGCCGCGGTGCTCACCGAACACGGGTCCGCGCTCACCCTGCGGGAGCTCCCGCTGCCGGACGAACCGGAACCGGGCGCCGCCCTCGTCCGGATCACCTGCACCACCTTGTGCGGGACCGACGTGCACCTGTGGTCCGGGCAGATGACCTTTCCCGGCATGCTGCCGATGGTGCTGGGCCACGAGATGGTCGGCGAAGTGGTGGCCACCGGCCCCGGCACCACCGATGCACTGGGCCGCGAGATCGTGCCGGGTGACCGCATCGGCTGGTCGGAATCAACCTGCGGGAAGTGCTACGGCTGCACGATCCTGCGGGAGCCGGTCGCCTGCGACAGCCGGGGCTACGGCTTCCTCCAGCGCGCCGACGCGTTCCCCTACGCCACCGGCGGGCTCGTGCGGTACTGCTACGTCACGCCGGGCGCCGCGAAGCTCGTCCTGCCCGACGACGTCAAGGACACGTGGGCCTCGATGTCCGGCTGCGCGGGCAAAACCGTGGTGCGGGCCGTCGAGCGCTCGGGCGGCATCCGTCCCGGTGCGACGGTCGTGGTCCAGGGCGCCGGCGCGCTCGGCGTGTTCGCCACCGCCGTCGCACGCATCTCCGGGGCCGGGGCGGTGATCACCATCGGCGGTCCCGGCGACCGGCTGAAGATCGCCGAACGTTTCGGGGCCACCGCGACGATCCCGGTCGACGGCACCGCGCAGGACCGCGTCCAGCAGGTCCAGCGGCTCACCGGCGGACGCGGTGCCGACCACGTCTTCGACTTCGCCGGCGGCCCGACCATCGGCGAGGAGGCAGTGGCGTTCGCCGCGCAACGCGGCACCGTCGCCATCGTCGGCTCCACCGGCCCCGAACCGTCCCCCGTCGCGCTGGGCACGGTGATGGGCAAGGAACTCACCGTCGTCGGCTCGCTCAACGGCGACATCGCCGACTACCACCGTTCGGTGTCCTTCTTCCGCACCTTCGCCGACCGGATGCCGTGGGACGAGCTGTTCAGCACGCCCGTCGGCCTCTCCGGCGCCTCCGACCGCATCGAGTCGATGTCCCGGCTCGGCGAGCTCAAGGCCGTCATCGATCCCCGGCTCCCCTAG
- a CDS encoding aldehyde dehydrogenase: protein MATRLFIDGQWTAAGGGALPTRDPATGKVIEEVGTASAADVDAAVDAARRALSDPAWAGLLPVQRAALLFRLAELVEKHHEELAALETRDQGQPIGVSRQVSVTGAAEHLRYFAGWVTKIQGTTNPVSFPDTLHYTRREPVGVNALITPWNFPLMILVWKLAPALATGNTVVIKPSEVTPLTSVRLVELVAEAGFPPGVVNLVTGDGEVGALLSRHHGVDHLSYTGSTAVGKLITAASAQSNLKRLTLELGGKAPSIIAADADIDAAVAGNLAGATLNSGQVCAAYTRFFVDRKREQEFVDKLAAGLDGLKIGPGLDESTQVGPLVSAKHREHVDFLVSTGREQGAELVTGGRVVDGDGYFYAPTLFARTTDEMTIMREEIFGPVLAVTPYDDGDELLARANDTEYGLAATVWTRDIATAQRYANGLRAGAVFVNMPSIPDMAAPWGGYKASGWGREMGPWAIDAYTETKSVWLHYA from the coding sequence ATGGCCACACGCCTGTTCATCGACGGACAGTGGACCGCCGCCGGCGGCGGGGCCCTGCCGACGCGGGATCCGGCCACCGGCAAGGTGATCGAGGAGGTCGGCACCGCTTCGGCGGCCGACGTGGACGCCGCGGTCGACGCCGCTCGCCGCGCGCTGTCGGACCCCGCGTGGGCCGGACTGCTGCCGGTTCAGCGGGCCGCGCTGCTGTTCCGCCTGGCCGAACTGGTCGAGAAGCACCACGAGGAGCTGGCCGCGCTGGAGACCCGCGACCAGGGTCAGCCGATCGGCGTCTCGCGGCAGGTCAGCGTGACCGGCGCGGCCGAGCACCTGCGGTACTTCGCCGGCTGGGTGACCAAGATCCAGGGCACCACGAACCCGGTGTCCTTCCCGGACACGCTGCACTACACCCGCCGCGAGCCGGTCGGGGTGAACGCGCTGATCACGCCGTGGAACTTCCCGCTGATGATCCTGGTCTGGAAGCTCGCGCCCGCGCTGGCCACCGGCAACACCGTGGTGATCAAGCCGAGCGAGGTCACCCCGCTGACCAGCGTCCGGCTGGTCGAGCTGGTGGCCGAGGCGGGTTTCCCGCCGGGCGTGGTCAACCTGGTCACCGGCGACGGCGAGGTGGGTGCGCTGCTGAGCCGCCACCACGGCGTCGACCACCTGTCCTACACCGGGTCGACCGCGGTCGGGAAGCTGATCACCGCGGCCAGCGCGCAGTCCAACCTCAAGCGGCTCACCCTGGAACTCGGCGGCAAGGCACCCAGCATCATCGCCGCGGACGCCGACATCGACGCCGCGGTGGCCGGGAACCTCGCGGGCGCCACGCTGAACAGCGGGCAGGTCTGCGCCGCGTACACGCGCTTCTTCGTCGACCGCAAGCGCGAGCAGGAGTTCGTCGACAAGCTGGCGGCCGGGCTCGACGGGCTCAAGATCGGGCCGGGGCTCGACGAGTCGACGCAGGTGGGGCCGCTGGTCTCGGCGAAACACCGCGAGCACGTGGACTTCCTGGTTTCGACCGGCCGCGAGCAGGGCGCCGAACTGGTCACCGGCGGGCGCGTGGTCGACGGCGACGGCTACTTCTACGCCCCCACGCTGTTCGCCAGGACCACCGACGAGATGACGATCATGCGTGAGGAGATCTTCGGCCCGGTCCTCGCGGTCACCCCGTACGACGACGGCGACGAGCTGCTCGCGCGGGCCAACGACACCGAGTACGGGCTGGCCGCCACGGTGTGGACGCGCGACATCGCCACCGCGCAGCGCTACGCCAACGGCCTGCGCGCGGGCGCGGTTTTTGTGAACATGCCGTCGATCCCGGACATGGCCGCGCCCTGGGGCGGGTACAAGGCCTCGGGCTGGGGCCGCGAGATGGGCCCGTGGGCGATCGACGCCTACACCGAGACCAAGTCCGTCTGGCTGCACTACGCCTGA
- a CDS encoding fumarylacetoacetate hydrolase family protein: MTSTVPGLARPGKIIALHLNYPSRAAQRGRTPAQPSYFLKPPTSVAAGGDALPRPAGTELLAFEGEIALVIGESARHVSPEDGWSFVSGVTAANDFGLYDLRYADKGSNLRSKGGDGFTPLGPAILPADAVDPAALRLRTWVNGELKQEDTTADLLFDFGRLVADLSQLITLEPGDVILTGTPAGASVVVPGDVVEVEVDTADGRTTGRLVTPITESTVHFGAFGARPRVDAQQRAEAYGEPGFVLTDELRAKLASVGTATLSAQLRKRGYNDVSIDGVTSTRPGAKLIGRAKTLRYLPFREDLFRAHGGGYNAQKRAFDALGPGDVLVMEARGETGTGTVGDILALRAQVRGAAGIVTDGGVRDVAAVAALDIPTYHSGAHPAVLGRRHVPWDTDLTIACGGASVQPGDVIVGDDDGVLVIPPPLAEEVADAAIEQERQETFIAEQVAAGERVDGLYPMNDEWRGRYAAWLAKR; this comes from the coding sequence ATGACCAGCACCGTTCCCGGCCTCGCCCGCCCGGGCAAGATCATCGCGCTGCACCTGAACTACCCCTCCCGGGCGGCGCAGCGCGGGCGCACCCCGGCCCAGCCCTCGTACTTCCTCAAGCCGCCGACCTCGGTCGCGGCCGGTGGCGACGCGCTCCCCCGGCCCGCGGGGACCGAACTGCTGGCCTTCGAGGGTGAGATCGCGCTGGTCATCGGCGAATCCGCGCGTCACGTCAGTCCCGAGGACGGCTGGTCGTTCGTGTCCGGGGTGACCGCCGCGAACGACTTCGGCCTGTACGACCTGCGGTACGCGGACAAGGGCTCCAACCTGCGCTCGAAGGGCGGCGACGGGTTCACCCCGCTCGGGCCCGCGATCCTGCCCGCCGACGCCGTCGACCCGGCCGCGCTGCGCCTGCGCACCTGGGTCAACGGTGAACTGAAGCAGGAGGACACCACCGCGGACCTGCTGTTCGACTTCGGCAGGCTGGTCGCCGACCTGTCGCAGCTGATCACCCTCGAACCCGGCGACGTCATCCTGACCGGGACGCCGGCGGGCGCTTCGGTGGTCGTGCCCGGCGACGTGGTGGAGGTCGAGGTCGACACCGCCGACGGACGCACGACCGGCAGGCTCGTCACCCCGATCACCGAGAGCACCGTCCACTTCGGAGCGTTCGGCGCCCGGCCCAGGGTGGACGCCCAGCAGCGCGCGGAAGCCTACGGGGAGCCGGGTTTTGTGCTCACCGACGAACTCAGGGCGAAGCTGGCCAGTGTGGGCACGGCGACGCTGTCGGCCCAGTTGCGCAAGCGCGGTTACAACGACGTGTCCATCGACGGCGTCACTTCGACGCGGCCCGGCGCCAAGCTGATCGGACGGGCGAAGACGTTGCGCTACCTCCCGTTCCGCGAGGACCTCTTCCGCGCGCACGGCGGCGGCTACAACGCCCAGAAGCGTGCCTTCGACGCGCTCGGCCCGGGCGACGTGCTGGTGATGGAAGCCCGTGGCGAGACCGGGACCGGCACGGTCGGCGACATCCTCGCCCTGCGCGCCCAGGTCCGCGGCGCGGCGGGCATCGTCACCGACGGCGGGGTGCGGGACGTGGCCGCGGTGGCCGCGCTCGACATCCCGACCTACCACTCCGGCGCGCATCCCGCGGTGCTCGGCAGGCGCCACGTGCCGTGGGACACCGACCTCACGATCGCCTGCGGTGGCGCCTCGGTGCAGCCCGGTGACGTGATCGTCGGCGACGACGACGGCGTGCTCGTCATCCCGCCGCCCCTGGCCGAGGAGGTCGCCGACGCGGCCATCGAGCAGGAGCGGCAGGAGACCTTCATCGCCGAACAGGTCGCCGCGGGGGAACGCGTGGACGGCCTGTACCCGATGAACGACGAGTGGCGGGGGAGGTACGCCGCATGGCTGGCGAAGCGGTGA